The nucleotide sequence TCTCGTTAACCGCTTGCACCGTTATGGTGGGAATCAGACAGCAGTGAGACAAGAAGAGAGATACTAGTTTTTATCagatatttgatatttcttcctctctctctctctctctctacttgtCTCGGTCGTCTTcgtcatctttctttttttcctaatttatcaaactttagggttttgtcTAATCGTGCTCCCTTCGCTCTTAAGGTTTCACTTCTTCTTAGCTTTCTCTGCCTTCCGCTTCAGTTGGATTGGATCATCGATTTCCGCAATTACTCTCAAGTTCAGTCGGTGAGTTCCTTCTTCTTTGCGTACTCGGTGTTTTACTGCCCACGGGCAATTCGAAGTGATTATGTCAGCACGAGCTCGTATATGAATTGCTcaaactagggttttgtttctatCGAATTCGAGATTTCTGGTCTATTTATTGTCTTCGGGTAATAGGAGGATTAGAACTGTAAGAGTCTTCGGAGGACTAATCCGGGGATCGACTCGAGAATAAGGGaatctaaaatcaaaatttcgTCGATATGACTGTGAGAAACGGTGATTTCCCTGGAGATTATTGTTTTGAGACACCCGGACACGGTGGAGATTATGATGAAAGGTCTGATAGCCCTAGTAGTGCCTCTGAGGGTTCTAATACTCCCAAAAGAAAGCTCGGCGGATTAAACTATACTAACCACGAAACGTTTGGTGTATCGAAATTGGTATTACCCTTGTCTGGCATGTCATCATCAGATAGGAAAGACTTGATCCGTAGATTTAGACAAGAGCTAGAACAGATAAGGTATTTCCAGAAAAATTTCGAGCTTTCTAGAACAGTGGCTGTGACTAGTTCAAGTGGTTTGAGTCAAGCCAAGAGTTTTGGTAAGTCTCGATGCTCTACTGGGCCAGGAAAGACAGTGAACCCTATAAGTGCTGCTTCTAAACCGACTCCTGTTAGTACCGCGGTGATGCTTCTGATGAAGCAGTGTGAGGCGCTTCTAAAACGGTTGATGTCACATCAGTATGGTTGGGTGTTTAATActcctgtggatgttgtcaagctTAATATAATGgattattttaatgttattaagcATCCGATGGATTTAGGAACTGTCAAGAATAAGTTAACTTCAGGGACATATTCCTGTCCGTCTGAGTTTGCTGCTGATGTTCGGCTTACGTTTAGCAATGCGATGACTTATAATCCACCTGGTAATGATGTTTACGTCATGGCTGATACGCTGCGAAAGTTTTTCGAAGTGAGGTGGAAGACTCTAGAGAAGAAACTATCCGCTACTAAAACTCATACTGAACCGAGTAACTCAGATGCCCACGAGGAAACTGGGATTGTGATACCTGTACCTGTGTCTAAAAAGAGGAAGACGAGTGCAGTGGAGTGTGAGAACGTTGTAGAGCCTGTTAAGCGGGTTATGAATGGTGAGGATAGACTCAAGCTCGGCAGGGATTTGGAGTCCTTGACTGAGTTCCCACCACAGTTAATAAATTTCTTGAGAGACCACAACTCAAATGAAGGGGTGATTGGAGAtgatgagattgagattgaCATTAATGGTCTCAGTGACCATGCTTTGTTTCAATTGCGAGATCTCTTAGATGAGCTTTTGCGAGAGAGcggaaacaaaaaatcaattgCTGAACCCTGTGAGATAGAGGTATTTCTCCTTCTATATCTTAGTTTGAATCATTTAATAGCACCATGCTGATAGGGAAGATATATATACTGCAGCTTTTGCATGGATCACTGCCAGGGACTTCATCAATGCAACATTGCGATGGTTAGTTTACAGCCTACTTgttgtttgataaaattttcTGCTTGGCTCTTTGATCAGATTGACATTTTTCTTACTGTATATCTTCATTGTAGGGAGTGAAATGGATGATGAGGTTGTTGACATTGGTGGAAATGAACACGCAAAATCAAGCAATTCTCCTGTCACGATAGAGAAGGATCTGGTGTTTGGAAACTCTAATGGTATCTTTCCTTTAACTtgtttattttatcattattgtTTACTATGGAAATTTAGTTGGGGTTTGGTTGTTGCTTTTGTCATTTCAAATCCCCGGGACCTCAAATTATGTCAGAAGTGGCTATGGAGCCATattgttgttgacttgttgtgaCCATTGCTAGCAcactttttttaatcttctgtaGTTTTTTACCTGGAGATTTATGATTCTTGCTGTGAAATGATAAGCAACTGATATTCGTGTTGTAGTTTGAAAGTAGGCGGCCTTTAACGTTCACTTCTTTACTAACTAAATATGAAGtactttttgttttccctttcttgttttgttatgatttcAGATTGTCTGCTGGATCGTACTAACTTCTGATTGCTCCTCTTTTGATGCATATAACTGATCTAGGTAATAGCTTGGAAAACGTCTTCGGTGATCCTAAAATCTCAAGTTTACCAAGGACATCAAAGGTACATAAGGGTCTGGAATAACATGGATAACTGAGCGTTGGTGGGAAACAATGTATACGTCTATGTGAATTGGATGGATAGTCTGTTTATGTGAATTGGATTGTATACTTCTATGGAGAATCTACTCTTCGACCACAATATTGTTGCTGCTGTTGAACCTTAATAATATGAATTGGATGGATAGTCTGTTTGAATTCTGATATACCTAGAAAAAAACTTGCTTGTTGATTCCCAGATTTGTCAGGGTAATCTAATTGTTTCTTCGTACTCCTGCGCTGATACAGGGGATTGAAAACATGGATCCTGAACCTACGTTGGATGGAGCTACAAGCGCTTCCCCAACAAGAGAATGTGAGTATTTCTTTGTTAGTGCttaaaagtttggtttttcttgGTGAAACTTATGATTTGTTATTTCCTTTCTACAAGTAGCATCCGCTGGTGGGTTGGATCAGCTGGAAAGTGCATCTCAGGAGAAAATAAGTTCTATTGAAGAGGTCGATTGTCAGCAAGATGGTAAGAAAAGAAGTCTGGCAGAAAAATGTTTCTGCTCTTGTGTCTGAGGTGGCATCTCACTCTTGATCCTTTAATACACTAGGAAATAGTGCTCAGAATGAGAAGCAACTACCTCCTGAAAAGGTCTACAGGGCTGCTTTATTGAAGAATCGATTTGCAGACTTAATTTTGAAATCCCGCGAGAAACCTCTTAACCAGGTTTGTTGTGGGATCCGACCCACTAGTCTAAGTCCTTTATTACCtttgaaatagttttttaaaaattatttgttttcctgAGACCAGAATGTCACGAGAGACCCAGAGAAGCTGCAGCGTGAGAGAGAAGAACTCGAGCTTCAAAAGAAGAAAGGTTTGCTTCCTTGATGTGCTAGTTTATGTTTAATGGGTGAAATTTATCACCTCTAAGTGATAAAATCATACTGCAAGCTGGATTGATTGTGTGTGTTCTTTAATAACAGAGAAAGCGCGGTTACAAGCAGAAGCTAAGGCAGCTGAAGAAGCTCGTAGGAAAGCTGAGGCACAAGCTGCAGCAGAAGCGGCAGCTGAGGCTAAGAGAAAGCTGGAGCTTGAAAGAGAAGCAGCGCGCCAGGCTTTGATGGAGGTAAGATGTTGATTACTGCGTTGCATGCGAGAGACATTTCTTgattcattttatttcatagtaTCTGAATGGACTAGTcattaactaaagaaaaaaaatggaatatgTAGTCTCACTGTATTGCTGAGACATCAGTTTTTGGTATGGTAAATGATGCAGATGGAGCAGTCGGTTGAACTCAATGAAAACGCAAAGTTTCTCAAGGATCTGGAGCTGCTGAAAACAGACCAACTGACAAATGAAATAGAGGAGGATGGGCCTGATGTGTCTCACGATGGATTGCTGCGTAGTTTCAGTTTTGGGGGTAGTAATCCTCTGGAGCAGCTTGGACTGTTTATGAAACAGGATGAAGATGAGGAGGAAGCTGATCCGCTTACTTCACCAGCTCCTGGAATTGATATAGAAGAGGGAGAGATTGATTGAGCCAAACAAATAGAAGTATCTGGattgatgaaaatatatactactGTGACTGATACAGTAGACTCAAGCAGAGAGAGAGGCGTCCAATGAAAATATGAATGAGGAAAGGATTGGATTGTGGTAGTAAGCGTGGAAACATGGTCATTCATGCATGAGTTGAGTTTTGCTTGGAATGTTCCTGAGAAATGTATTCTATAGTCTAgtctaaaaattgtttttttttttctttttctttttctttgcgtTGTTGCTGTGTGATTTTGTGTGTTCTCTTCGTGCATAAAAGGGTCTTATGATCCGTCTGTAACAGTAAAATAAAGACTTCATTTAGCATTTTGATCCCTCGATATTTGGATCCCAAGAAGAGCCTTGTGTTCCTTTTATTTGACTAAAGCAGCAAAAGAGAgtgttgaaaataaataaataaactcgAAATCTCTCTTTCACTCACTCGAGTCGACTCTACTACAACTTCCTGATTAGGTTTTCTCTGCATGCTAAATTGTGTGTGAGGTAAATTAGTAAGCAATTTACGAATGGCGACTCCGACGCAGCTCGATTTCTCTTCCCCTGGTGTTGATGGTGGTtacgaaga is from Camelina sativa cultivar DH55 chromosome 20, Cs, whole genome shotgun sequence and encodes:
- the LOC104769664 gene encoding transcription factor GTE9-like isoform X1, giving the protein MTVRNGDFPGDYCFETPGHGGDYDERSDSPSSASEGSNTPKRKLGGLNYTNHETFGVSKLVLPLSGMSSSDRKDLIRRFRQELEQIRYFQKNFELSRTVAVTSSSGLSQAKSFGKSRCSTGPGKTVNPISAASKPTPVSTAVMLLMKQCEALLKRLMSHQYGWVFNTPVDVVKLNIMDYFNVIKHPMDLGTVKNKLTSGTYSCPSEFAADVRLTFSNAMTYNPPGNDVYVMADTLRKFFEVRWKTLEKKLSATKTHTEPSNSDAHEETGIVIPVPVSKKRKTSAVECENVVEPVKRVMNGEDRLKLGRDLESLTEFPPQLINFLRDHNSNEGVIGDDEIEIDINGLSDHALFQLRDLLDELLRESGNKKSIAEPCEIELLHGSLPGTSSMQHCDGSEMDDEVVDIGGNEHAKSSNSPVTIEKDLVFGNSNGNSLENVFGDPKISSLPRTSKGIENMDPEPTLDGATSASPTRELASAGGLDQLESASQEKISSIEEVDCQQDGNSAQNEKQLPPEKVYRAALLKNRFADLILKSREKPLNQNVTRDPEKLQREREELELQKKKEKARLQAEAKAAEEARRKAEAQAAAEAAAEAKRKLELEREAARQALMEMEQSVELNENAKFLKDLELLKTDQLTNEIEEDGPDVSHDGLLRSFSFGGSNPLEQLGLFMKQDEDEEEADPLTSPAPGIDIEEGEID
- the LOC104769664 gene encoding transcription factor GTE9-like isoform X2; this translates as MTVRNGDFPGDYCFETPGHGGDYDERSDSPSSASEGSNTPKRKLGGLNYTNHETFGVSKLVLPLSGMSSSDRKDLIRRFRQELEQIRYFQKNFELSRTVAVTSSSGLSQAKSFGKSRCSTGPGKTVNPISAASKPTPVSTAVMLLMKQCEALLKRLMSHQYGWVFNTPVDVVKLNIMDYFNVIKHPMDLGTVKNKLTSGTYSCPSEFAADVRLTFSNAMTYNPPGNDVYVMADTLRKFFEVRWKTLEKKLSATKTHTEPSNSDAHEETGIVIPVPVSKKRKTSAVECENVVEPVKRVMNGEDRLKLGRDLESLTEFPPQLINFLRDHNSNEGVIGDDEIEIDINGLSDHALFQLRDLLDELLRESGNKKSIAEPCEIELLHGSLPGTSSMQHCDGSEMDDEVVDIGGNEHAKSSNSPVTIEKDLVFGNSNGNSLENVFGDPKISSLPRTSKGIENMDPEPTLDGATSASPTRESSAGGLDQLESASQEKISSIEEVDCQQDGNSAQNEKQLPPEKVYRAALLKNRFADLILKSREKPLNQNVTRDPEKLQREREELELQKKKEKARLQAEAKAAEEARRKAEAQAAAEAAAEAKRKLELEREAARQALMEMEQSVELNENAKFLKDLELLKTDQLTNEIEEDGPDVSHDGLLRSFSFGGSNPLEQLGLFMKQDEDEEEADPLTSPAPGIDIEEGEID